The Romeriopsis navalis LEGE 11480 DNA window GTATTGACCAGGTCGGTCGGTCCGAGCGCCAAATCTAAACTGGCAACATTGGCTTTTGCAATTCCGCCAAATCAGTGGTCTTCCAGGCTTGACCATCCAACGCCATTTCTTCGATCAAGCTGGCTAAACGCAACGCGCGCAACGCCTGCTGACCACAAACCGAAGGCTGCATCCCACCACAAATACATTGCACAAAATGCTCTAGCTCCGCTTGCAAGGGCTCAATATTCGCCGTTGCCACTCGCTCAATTAGACCATCTTGGCGATATAACGGATGGGGGCTAGTTTGGGCCGTAATATGGCGATGCACTAGCGTCTCCTGGTTGAGGAAATCCGCCGAAATCAGCGATCGCTTACAGTGCGCTTCAATTTTGCGCGTCTTCCGATGGGTGACTTTACTCGCCGTCAAGGTCGCCACAACGCCGGAGGCAAATCCCAGCGTCGCCGTCACATAATCGAGATTGCCCGAATCTTCACTCCGACTGCCACTCGAGGTTAAACGCACCACATCGGATCCGGTTAACTCTAACATCAGATCAATGTCATGGATCATCAAGTCCAAGACCACTGATACATCATTCGCCCGATTGGAGTAGGGACTCATGCGATGCGCTTCCAGCGCGAGTAAGTTCTCGGTTTTGAGGACTGTACTCAAAGATTGAAACACGGGATTAAAGCGTTCAATGTGACCGACTTGCAACAAGCAATCATTCTCGGCAGCGGCATTGACCAAATCCTCAGCTTCGGCAATGCTGGCGGCGATCGGTTTCTCGATCAACACGTGCACACCCGCATTCAAAGCTGCTAAACCCACCTGATGGTGTAACCGCGTGGGAACCGCAATACACACCGCATCAACGTACTTAAATAGTTCTCGGTAATCCTCAAAAAATCGAGTTCGATATTGGCTGGCTGTTTCTAGTCCGCGTTCGACGCTCACGTCCGAAACGCCGACCAGTTCAACACCCTTGAGAC harbors:
- a CDS encoding Gfo/Idh/MocA family protein; the encoded protein is MQHGDLAEYSRLYPQRSKPIRVGVVGIGHMGQHHTRVLSRLKGVELVGVSDVSVERGLETASQYRTRFFEDYRELFKYVDAVCIAVPTRLHHQVGLAALNAGVHVLIEKPIAASIAEAEDLVNAAAENDCLLQVGHIERFNPVFQSLSTVLKTENLLALEAHRMSPYSNRANDVSVVLDLMIHDIDLMLELTGSDVVRLTSSGSRSEDSGNLDYVTATLGFASGVVATLTASKVTHRKTRKIEAHCKRSLISADFLNQETLVHRHITAQTSPHPLYRQDGLIERVATANIEPLQAELEHFVQCICGGMQPSVCGQQALRALRLASLIEEMALDGQAWKTTDLAELQKPMLPV